DNA sequence from the Streptomyces canus genome:
CGCGGGCCCCGTGGCCGGCGGCGTGCTGACAGAAGCCTTCGGCTGGCCCGCCATCTTCCTGGTCAATCTGCCCATCGGCCTGGTCCTGCTGCTGGTCGGCCTGCGTCACCTCGGCGAGTCCCGCAATCCGAGCGCCCCCGCGATCGACATCCCGGGGACCGTGCTGTCCGTTCTGGGCGTGGGGGTGCTGACCTACGGGCTCATCGAGGGTGGTGCCCGCGGCTGGACCTCACCGGTCATCCTGGGCAGCTTCGCCGCCGCGGTGACCTTCCTCGCCGCCTTCATTGCCGTCGAAGCCCGTCGTACCGCCCCGATGCTGCCGCTGCGGCTGTTCGGGCAGCGCCTGTTCACCGTGTCCAACACCGCCATGGTCGTGGTGGGGTTCGCGCTCATGGGGTCGTCGTTCTTCTTCTCCCAGTTCTTCGTGTACGTCCAGGGCAGCTCGATCCTGCGCGCCGGCCTGCAGACCCTGCCGGTATCCCTCGCCATGGTGATCGTCAGCCCGTACGCGGGCCGACTCGCCGCCCGGTACGGCTTCCGCATCGTCGTCACCACCGGCCTGGCCCTGGCCGGCCTGGGCCTCCTTGCGCTCGGCACGGTGCACGCGGACACCGGCTACGCGATCGTGTGGTGGCGGCTGGCACTCACCGGCACCGGCTTCGCCCTGACCCTGTCCCCACTGACCGGCGCCGCCATCCAAGCCGTCAGCCCGCAAGAAGGCGGCCTCGCCTCGGGCATCAGCAGCACCACTCGGCAGATCGGCGCGGTGCTCGGCGTGGCGGTACTCGGAGCCGTCGTCCGCACCCGGCAATCCGGCGGCGCCTCCTTCGGGGCCGGCCTGAACAGTGCCTTCGTCGCGGCGGGCGCCCTCACCTTGGCCATCGCCGTGTTCACCGGCCTGTGGCTGGCGAAGTCCGAACCCGCGAAAGACTCCGTGATGACGCGCGGTGCCACCGATCCAGATGCGGTCACCGCCTCGAACGAGGCATCTGTTTAACAGCCGTTGACACCGACCGCCTTGATCGAAGTCCCACCGCACCAGGGTGCCGACCCTGCTGTGACCTCTGGAACGCGGTGCGCCTGGTCCGGCGACGCCGGCATATGGGGAGCCTGCGAGAACAAAGCTTCCGCTCTCCGGGAGGTTCTCGACCTCTGACCCCTGACTCCGACCGAGGCCCGGCGGTGGGCCGACGCGCGAGGTCGGCCCGGCGCCGGTGTCCCCGGTCTTCCCGGTGGCCGGTCCCGCGGTCCGGGCGGAACCCGGGGCGACACGCCC
Encoded proteins:
- a CDS encoding MFS transporter; translation: MAASLATAGGRSNRAVLLTVTCLGQFMVLLDNTIVGAALPDMQHRLHTQLTGLQWIVDAYVLLVAMLLLSGGIFADRFGRKRVYLTGVAVFTAASLMCALAPSLGWLIAGRVLQGIGAAALSPASLALLAAAHPVPQERMKAIGLWAGLSGIGLAAGPVAGGVLTEAFGWPAIFLVNLPIGLVLLLVGLRHLGESRNPSAPAIDIPGTVLSVLGVGVLTYGLIEGGARGWTSPVILGSFAAAVTFLAAFIAVEARRTAPMLPLRLFGQRLFTVSNTAMVVVGFALMGSSFFFSQFFVYVQGSSILRAGLQTLPVSLAMVIVSPYAGRLAARYGFRIVVTTGLALAGLGLLALGTVHADTGYAIVWWRLALTGTGFALTLSPLTGAAIQAVSPQEGGLASGISSTTRQIGAVLGVAVLGAVVRTRQSGGASFGAGLNSAFVAAGALTLAIAVFTGLWLAKSEPAKDSVMTRGATDPDAVTASNEASV